The Actinocatenispora sera genome has a window encoding:
- a CDS encoding glycosyltransferase, giving the protein MLSVIVAVLTVLAAVALAAWLWLAVARGGFWRTDQRLPPPTDPPARWPAVVAVVPARDEAAVLADSLPSLLAQHYPGPARVLLVDDNSTDGTAALAAKLAAAPTARLPLRVLAPGEPAPGWTGKLWALRAGVAAATAAEPAAAEYLLLTDADIAHRPGSLTALVAAAQGHRLDLVSQMARLRAVSIAERLVVPAFVYFFALLYPFRWVNRPSARTAAAAGGCTLVRADALAAAGGVAAIRGAVIDDVSLARSVARAGGRIWLGLADATDSVRPYPTLGSLWRMVARSAYAQLRHNLALLAGTVLGLALLFAVPVAATVVGVASARWLLAGFGAAAWLLMAATYLPMLRYYRQPAIAALALPATGLLYAAMTVQSAIAHHRGRGAAWKGRTYR; this is encoded by the coding sequence GTGTTGTCGGTGATCGTCGCGGTCCTGACCGTGCTGGCGGCGGTGGCGCTCGCGGCCTGGCTGTGGCTCGCGGTGGCGCGCGGCGGCTTCTGGCGTACCGACCAGCGGCTGCCGCCGCCCACCGACCCGCCGGCGCGCTGGCCCGCCGTGGTCGCGGTGGTGCCGGCCCGAGACGAGGCGGCGGTGCTCGCCGACAGCCTGCCCAGCCTGCTCGCGCAGCACTATCCGGGCCCGGCCCGGGTGCTGCTGGTCGACGACAACTCCACCGACGGCACCGCCGCGCTGGCCGCGAAGCTGGCCGCCGCACCGACCGCGCGGCTGCCGCTGCGGGTCCTGGCGCCGGGCGAACCGGCGCCCGGCTGGACCGGCAAGCTCTGGGCACTGCGCGCCGGCGTCGCCGCCGCCACTGCCGCCGAGCCGGCCGCCGCCGAGTACCTGTTGTTGACCGATGCGGACATCGCGCACCGGCCGGGCTCGCTGACCGCGCTGGTCGCGGCCGCGCAGGGGCACCGGCTCGACCTGGTGTCGCAGATGGCGCGGCTGCGGGCCGTCTCGATCGCCGAGCGGCTGGTGGTGCCCGCGTTCGTCTACTTCTTCGCGCTGCTCTACCCGTTCCGCTGGGTGAACCGTCCGTCCGCGCGGACCGCCGCCGCGGCCGGCGGCTGCACCCTGGTACGGGCCGACGCGCTCGCCGCCGCCGGGGGAGTGGCGGCGATCCGCGGCGCGGTCATCGACGACGTGTCGCTGGCCCGCAGCGTGGCGCGGGCCGGCGGCCGAATCTGGCTCGGCCTGGCCGATGCCACCGACTCGGTCCGGCCGTACCCGACGCTGGGCTCGCTGTGGCGGATGGTGGCCCGCAGCGCGTACGCCCAGCTGCGGCACAACCTCGCGTTGCTCGCCGGTACGGTGCTCGGCCTGGCACTGCTGTTCGCGGTGCCGGTGGCGGCCACCGTGGTCGGCGTGGCGAGCGCGCGATGGCTGCTCGCCGGGTTCGGCGCGGCGGCCTGGTTGCTGATGGCCGCGACGTACCTGCCGATGCTGCGCTACTACCGGCAGCCGGCGATCGCCGCGCTGGCCCTGCCGGCCACCGGTTTGCTGTACGCGGCGATGACGGTTCAGTCCGCGATCGCGCACCACCGCGGTCGCGGCGCCGCCTGGAAGGGCCGCACCTACCGCTGA
- a CDS encoding TetR/AcrR family transcriptional regulator, translating to MSPRADAARNRARVLEAAQEVFAAEGLGASTEQIARRAGVGVGTVFRHFPTKEALLSAVLAARLETLADEAERLAADGDPGTALFDFLARTVEASGPKVAYADALERAGIGTDQVVAPVRGRVTKAVGVLLERAQQAGAVRDDVAVAQVFVFIHGASRAVPTIADDGVRAATLRMMFDGLRPR from the coding sequence ATGAGTCCCCGGGCGGATGCGGCGCGCAACCGGGCCAGGGTGCTGGAGGCCGCGCAGGAGGTGTTCGCGGCGGAGGGGCTGGGCGCGTCGACCGAGCAGATCGCACGCCGGGCCGGTGTCGGCGTGGGTACCGTGTTCCGGCACTTTCCGACCAAGGAGGCGTTGCTGTCCGCGGTGCTGGCCGCCCGGCTGGAGACCCTGGCCGACGAGGCGGAGCGGCTCGCCGCCGACGGCGACCCGGGCACGGCCCTGTTCGACTTCCTGGCCCGTACCGTCGAGGCGTCCGGCCCGAAGGTCGCCTACGCGGATGCGCTGGAGCGGGCCGGCATCGGTACCGACCAGGTTGTCGCGCCGGTGCGCGGGCGGGTGACGAAGGCGGTCGGTGTGTTGCTCGAGCGTGCCCAGCAGGCCGGCGCGGTGCGTGACGACGTGGCGGTCGCGCAGGTCTTCGTGTTCATCCACGGCGCGTCCCGCGCGGTACCGACGATCGCCGACGACGGGGTGCGGGCCGCCACCCTGCGGATGATGTTCGACGGCCTCCGGCCCCGCTGA
- a CDS encoding nuclear transport factor 2 family protein: MSDPAGPRQVFESLLRGITSGNLADLWQLYAEDCVVEIPFARPEPIRLAGLAAMKEHFSNPLANRITLAAEDVEVHQTDDPELIVGEWRYRLTAGDKTAETRNIQVMRVRAGKIVWSRDFHDHAATAALFAD, translated from the coding sequence ATGTCCGACCCCGCCGGCCCGCGCCAGGTCTTCGAGAGCCTGTTGCGCGGCATCACCAGCGGCAACCTCGCCGACCTCTGGCAGCTGTACGCCGAGGACTGCGTCGTCGAGATCCCCTTCGCCCGACCCGAACCGATCAGGCTGGCCGGGCTCGCCGCGATGAAGGAGCACTTCTCCAACCCGCTCGCGAACCGGATCACGCTCGCCGCCGAGGACGTCGAAGTGCACCAGACCGACGACCCCGAACTGATCGTCGGCGAGTGGCGCTACCGGCTCACCGCCGGCGACAAGACCGCCGAGACCCGCAACATCCAGGTGATGCGGGTCCGCGCCGGCAAGATCGTCTGGTCCCGCGACTTCCACGACCACGCCGCGACCGCCGCCCTGTTCGCCGACTGA
- a CDS encoding M1 family metallopeptidase: MSGKRIGRALTALGAAALATVLAAGVAPAAATASGGVGAPGIGDPYYPDYGNGGYRISHYDLDLDYQPGNDHLAGTATLTGAATQYLTRFDLDFALTTDAVTVNGRRARFERSGDHELVLTPARALHAGQRMVIRVRYHGIPSTVVAEGFTSWMRTDDGAVAANEPEVSWWWYPSNDHPLDKASFAVDVTVPTGYQAISNGILAGTHPAGPGTTRWRWRESRPMATYLTVLAVGHYDLDTSTDAHGRPVIEAYDQGLSAAQARNARASVGLTASVIDWESSVFGPYPFDALGGIVPNYEAGFALEDQTRPMYGLDFFESADDPYVVVHENAHQWFGDSVSVHHWSDIWLNEGFAGYAEWLYSEHVGAGSALSVALADYDAHPADDPLWSVKAGDPGAQHQFSAAVYDRGAMTLQALRNVVGDRMFFTILRTWASKHRYGNGSIPQFEWLAERLSGRDLSRLFDTWLFTTGKPPRSAFHLPAGTAMPAGTPASLPQLRRTHALLAGH; this comes from the coding sequence GTGTCCGGTAAGAGAATCGGCAGGGCGCTCACCGCACTCGGCGCCGCGGCGCTCGCCACGGTCCTGGCCGCCGGCGTCGCGCCGGCGGCGGCGACCGCGTCGGGCGGGGTCGGTGCGCCCGGCATCGGCGACCCGTACTACCCCGACTACGGCAACGGCGGGTATCGGATCTCGCACTACGACCTGGATCTGGACTACCAACCCGGCAACGACCACCTGGCCGGTACCGCGACGCTCACCGGCGCCGCGACGCAGTACCTGACCCGGTTCGACCTGGACTTCGCGCTGACCACCGACGCGGTGACCGTCAACGGCCGGCGCGCGCGGTTCGAACGCAGCGGCGATCACGAACTGGTGCTCACTCCGGCCCGGGCGCTGCACGCCGGCCAGCGGATGGTGATCCGGGTGCGCTACCACGGGATCCCGTCGACGGTGGTCGCCGAGGGCTTCACCTCGTGGATGCGCACCGACGACGGCGCCGTGGCGGCGAACGAGCCGGAGGTCTCCTGGTGGTGGTACCCCAGCAACGACCACCCGCTGGACAAGGCGAGCTTCGCGGTCGACGTGACGGTACCGACCGGCTACCAGGCGATCAGCAACGGCATCCTGGCCGGCACGCACCCGGCCGGGCCCGGTACGACGCGGTGGCGGTGGCGGGAGAGCCGGCCGATGGCCACGTATCTCACGGTGCTCGCGGTGGGCCACTACGACCTCGACACGTCGACCGACGCACACGGCCGGCCGGTGATCGAGGCGTACGACCAGGGGTTGAGCGCGGCGCAGGCGCGCAACGCGCGGGCCTCGGTCGGGCTGACCGCCTCGGTGATCGACTGGGAGAGCTCGGTGTTCGGGCCCTACCCCTTCGACGCGCTCGGCGGGATCGTGCCGAACTACGAGGCGGGTTTCGCGCTGGAGGACCAGACCCGGCCGATGTACGGGCTGGACTTCTTCGAGTCTGCCGACGACCCGTACGTGGTGGTGCACGAGAACGCGCACCAGTGGTTCGGTGACTCGGTCTCGGTGCACCACTGGTCGGACATCTGGCTCAACGAGGGCTTCGCCGGCTACGCCGAGTGGCTGTACTCCGAGCACGTCGGCGCCGGCAGCGCCCTGTCGGTGGCGCTGGCGGACTACGACGCGCACCCCGCCGACGATCCACTGTGGAGTGTCAAGGCGGGCGACCCCGGTGCTCAGCACCAGTTCTCCGCCGCGGTGTACGACCGGGGCGCGATGACGCTGCAGGCGCTGCGCAACGTGGTGGGCGACCGGATGTTCTTCACCATCCTGCGCACCTGGGCGTCGAAGCACCGGTACGGCAACGGCAGCATCCCGCAGTTCGAGTGGCTGGCCGAGCGGCTGTCCGGCCGGGACCTGTCGCGGCTGTTCGACACCTGGCTGTTCACCACCGGCAAGCCGCCGCGCTCGGCCTTCCACCTGCCGGCCGGTACCGCGATGCCGGCCGGCACACCGGCCTCGCTGCCACAGCTGCGGCGCACCCACGCGCTGCTGGCCGGGCACTGA
- a CDS encoding dodecin has product MTDHTYRVAEIVGTSSESINQAIDNGISRASSTLRHVDWFEVTQVRGHVEDGRVAHYQVGLKVGFRIED; this is encoded by the coding sequence ATGACCGATCACACATACCGGGTGGCCGAGATCGTCGGCACCTCCTCCGAATCGATCAACCAGGCGATCGACAACGGCATCTCCCGCGCCAGCAGCACCCTGCGGCACGTGGACTGGTTCGAGGTGACCCAGGTACGCGGGCACGTCGAGGACGGCCGGGTGGCGCACTACCAGGTCGGGCTGAAGGTCGGGTTCCGGATCGAGGACTGA
- a CDS encoding LysR family transcriptional regulator, with the protein MASRPDIDDLELVVAVARCGSIGAAARSLRLSQPAASARLTRLERRAGLRLFQRDTTGARPTAAGAELARQAEHILGHLDRVFTAAQSADIARPIVVGTFASMAAALFPVLDALLPDEVVDQRVDHGDRLIEWVAEGTMDGALVAIAEQVTLPHGTQARAVGGDELVAFRPAGVAGLGAGRTPLRDREVVCYTYDMQGAPTRQRLTLLGAAVRRGASVPTTVGMARRRGHLAVLPRSAVATDLRPGESIDRLPFRTRLRLSLVTPRPGHPELLAVLPRLRTELGLT; encoded by the coding sequence ATGGCCTCCCGACCCGACATCGATGACCTGGAGCTGGTGGTGGCGGTCGCCCGGTGCGGTTCGATCGGCGCGGCGGCCCGGTCGCTGCGGCTCAGCCAGCCGGCCGCGAGCGCGCGACTGACCCGGCTGGAGCGGCGGGCCGGGCTGCGGCTGTTCCAGCGCGACACGACCGGCGCCCGGCCCACCGCGGCCGGCGCCGAGCTGGCCCGGCAGGCCGAGCACATCCTCGGCCACCTGGACCGGGTCTTCACCGCCGCGCAGTCGGCCGACATCGCCCGGCCGATCGTGGTCGGCACCTTCGCCAGCATGGCGGCCGCGCTGTTCCCGGTGCTCGACGCGCTGCTGCCGGACGAGGTGGTCGACCAGCGGGTCGATCACGGCGACCGGCTGATCGAGTGGGTCGCCGAGGGCACCATGGACGGCGCCCTGGTCGCCATCGCCGAGCAGGTCACGCTGCCGCACGGCACCCAGGCCCGGGCGGTCGGCGGCGACGAGCTGGTCGCGTTCCGCCCGGCCGGGGTCGCCGGGCTGGGGGCCGGGCGCACGCCGCTGCGCGACCGTGAGGTCGTCTGTTACACCTACGACATGCAGGGTGCTCCGACGCGGCAGCGGCTGACGCTGCTCGGCGCCGCGGTACGGCGGGGTGCGTCGGTGCCGACCACGGTGGGGATGGCGCGCCGGCGCGGGCACCTGGCCGTACTGCCGCGGTCCGCGGTGGCGACCGACCTGCGCCCGGGCGAGAGCATCGACCGGCTGCCGTTCCGGACCCGGCTGCGGCTGTCGCTCGTGACGCCGCGCCCCGGCCATCCGGAGCTGCTCGCGGTGCTGCCCCGGCTGCGCACCGAACTCGGGTTGACCTGA
- a CDS encoding MFS transporter, whose translation MSVPRRDVTIMLGTTFVVWLGQRITAVAMPLVALAASHSAWSTGLVGGMAGLPLVTAPWWARRGWQRLTNGRAIGLVLAGQVAGLLIVPVAAIGGHVGWYALAATGLVSGCCTALAGPAQRSLLAEIAEPLGRYAAAKALAWQDFAHRSSMVVAPALGALAVGAWGPVPLLWCEAAGVAVGAVLLTTVRARSTGAARPAPEKVARPTMRAALRAHPSIAVGVAMSGVGGLAWFAFTLGLAVRGAEVGRPGALIAAAMTGYGLSSVLSALASPRLLPRLPWLATAAAAWVGLGLMFVGEAGAGASVPLIATIAAVGGLLAPLGNGSLDALIGTRTTGAERRTAFAAADFVHAGAVSVGLVAGGTVIGLAGTTGTLVVAGIAQLVAGAAGLTWRARRRAARHHPNAARGTKPALVGPVVGQRTAPSPCSQSAHASATSTAQPSSSSSS comes from the coding sequence ATGTCCGTACCGAGACGCGATGTCACGATCATGCTGGGCACCACGTTCGTCGTCTGGCTGGGCCAGCGCATCACCGCGGTGGCGATGCCCCTGGTGGCCCTGGCCGCCAGCCACTCCGCCTGGTCCACCGGCCTGGTCGGCGGGATGGCCGGACTGCCGCTCGTCACCGCCCCCTGGTGGGCCCGGCGTGGCTGGCAGCGGCTCACCAACGGCCGGGCCATCGGCCTGGTACTCGCCGGCCAGGTCGCCGGGCTGCTGATCGTGCCGGTCGCCGCGATCGGCGGCCACGTCGGCTGGTACGCGCTCGCCGCGACCGGCCTGGTCTCCGGCTGCTGCACCGCGCTCGCCGGGCCCGCCCAACGCAGCCTGCTGGCCGAGATCGCCGAACCGCTCGGCCGGTACGCCGCGGCCAAGGCGTTGGCCTGGCAGGACTTCGCGCACCGCAGCTCGATGGTGGTGGCGCCGGCGCTCGGCGCGCTCGCGGTCGGCGCCTGGGGTCCGGTACCGCTGCTGTGGTGCGAGGCCGCGGGCGTCGCGGTCGGCGCCGTACTGCTCACCACCGTCCGGGCGCGGTCCACCGGTGCCGCCCGCCCGGCCCCGGAGAAGGTGGCGCGACCGACGATGCGGGCGGCGCTGCGGGCACACCCGTCGATCGCGGTCGGGGTGGCGATGTCCGGCGTCGGCGGGTTGGCGTGGTTTGCCTTCACGCTCGGTCTCGCGGTCCGCGGCGCCGAGGTGGGCCGGCCCGGCGCGCTGATCGCCGCCGCGATGACCGGGTACGGGCTCAGCTCGGTGCTGTCCGCACTGGCCAGCCCGCGGCTGCTGCCCCGGCTGCCGTGGCTCGCCACCGCGGCGGCCGCCTGGGTGGGACTCGGGCTGATGTTCGTGGGCGAGGCCGGCGCCGGCGCGTCGGTACCGCTGATCGCCACGATCGCCGCCGTCGGCGGGCTGCTCGCACCACTCGGCAACGGCTCGCTGGACGCGTTGATCGGGACCCGCACCACCGGCGCGGAACGCCGTACCGCGTTCGCCGCGGCGGACTTCGTGCACGCCGGCGCGGTGTCGGTCGGCCTGGTCGCCGGCGGCACGGTGATCGGGCTCGCCGGTACCACCGGCACGCTCGTGGTCGCCGGGATCGCGCAGCTCGTCGCGGGCGCCGCGGGGTTGACCTGGCGGGCACGCCGCCGCGCCGCCCGGCACCACCCGAACGCCGCCCGCGGGACGAAACCGGCCCTGGTCGGGCCGGTGGTCGGTCAGAGGACCGCGCCGTCGCCGTGCAGCCAGTCGGCCCACGCCTCGGCCACGTCGACCGCGCAGCCGAGCAGCTCGTCCAGCAGCTGA
- a CDS encoding YbjN domain-containing protein, with product MPWWRKSQRDGVSRNDGASRGGASRNGGAEQTADDGSFDPESFGPIDAVTVRRRVPAERTGVHDLMPLLKAATSGPSPVTTDRLSAALRRLDVYFLTDPGTGNLVAMWERHAVMFALEGPDRDILMVRARAHGTVAPEWASQAFPAVNSWNHDRRFLKAYLGEPGESGRLPLYAEMQVPLVPGAHDQLLDELLGCAVDVAEAWADWLHGDGAVL from the coding sequence ATGCCATGGTGGCGTAAGAGCCAGCGCGACGGTGTTTCTCGAAACGACGGTGCCTCCCGCGGCGGTGCTTCCCGCAACGGCGGCGCCGAGCAGACCGCTGACGACGGGTCGTTCGATCCGGAGTCGTTCGGGCCGATCGACGCGGTGACGGTGCGCCGCCGGGTGCCGGCCGAGCGCACCGGCGTGCACGACCTGATGCCGCTGCTGAAGGCGGCGACCAGCGGGCCGAGCCCGGTGACCACCGACCGGCTGTCGGCCGCGCTGCGCCGGCTCGACGTGTACTTCCTGACCGACCCCGGTACCGGCAACCTGGTCGCCATGTGGGAGCGCCATGCGGTGATGTTCGCCCTGGAGGGGCCGGACCGCGACATTCTGATGGTGCGCGCCCGCGCGCACGGCACGGTGGCACCGGAGTGGGCGTCGCAGGCCTTCCCGGCGGTCAACTCCTGGAACCACGACCGGCGGTTCCTCAAGGCGTACCTGGGCGAGCCGGGCGAGTCGGGCCGGCTCCCGCTGTACGCGGAGATGCAGGTGCCGCTGGTCCCCGGCGCGCACGATCAGCTGCTGGACGAGCTGCTCGGCTGCGCGGTCGACGTGGCCGAGGCGTGGGCCGACTGGCTGCACGGCGACGGCGCGGTCCTCTGA
- a CDS encoding virginiamycin B lyase family protein, with the protein MTRITIQEHPVPGAGPYALATGPDGALWFTLVHSGGIGRLVPGGEPTLRQLDPGCGPTIVAVGPDGALWFTEYQAHRIGRLSLDGELDEFPLPTPDCGPFGLAAGPDGALWCTETAAGRIARIDTAGRATEFALPVDGAFPAALTAGPDGGLWFTLNQRNALGRIGPDGDVRLHPLPTEAAAPVGITAGPDGAVWFVEIGAGQIGRITPDGDITEYPLPDRAARPHAITAGGDGALWFTEWGANRVGRIDTAGAIEEYDLPTAGSEPHGIALGPDGALWVALESGALARLARTDG; encoded by the coding sequence ATGACTCGCATCACGATCCAGGAGCACCCCGTCCCCGGCGCAGGGCCGTACGCGCTGGCGACCGGGCCGGACGGCGCGCTGTGGTTCACGCTCGTCCACAGCGGCGGAATCGGCCGGCTGGTGCCCGGCGGCGAGCCGACCCTGCGCCAGCTCGACCCGGGCTGCGGGCCGACGATCGTGGCCGTCGGCCCGGACGGTGCGCTCTGGTTCACCGAGTACCAGGCGCACCGGATCGGCCGGCTCTCCCTCGACGGCGAGCTCGACGAGTTCCCGCTGCCGACGCCGGACTGCGGCCCGTTCGGCCTCGCGGCCGGCCCGGACGGCGCGCTGTGGTGCACCGAGACCGCCGCCGGCCGGATCGCCCGGATCGACACCGCGGGCCGGGCCACCGAGTTCGCGCTCCCGGTCGACGGCGCGTTCCCGGCGGCCCTGACCGCCGGCCCCGACGGCGGACTGTGGTTCACCCTCAACCAGCGCAACGCCCTCGGCCGGATCGGGCCCGACGGTGACGTGCGGCTGCATCCGCTGCCGACCGAGGCGGCGGCGCCGGTCGGAATCACCGCCGGCCCGGACGGCGCGGTGTGGTTCGTCGAGATCGGCGCCGGCCAGATCGGCCGGATCACCCCGGACGGCGACATCACCGAGTACCCGCTGCCCGACCGAGCCGCGCGTCCGCACGCGATCACCGCCGGTGGTGACGGCGCGCTGTGGTTCACCGAGTGGGGCGCCAACCGGGTCGGCCGGATCGACACCGCCGGCGCCATCGAGGAGTACGACCTGCCGACCGCCGGCTCCGAGCCGCACGGCATCGCGCTCGGACCGGACGGCGCGCTGTGGGTCGCGCTGGAGTCCGGCGCGCTCGCCCGCCTCGCCCGCACCGACGGCTGA
- a CDS encoding TetR/AcrR family transcriptional regulator, translated as MATDPTGLRARKKQQTRAAISDHATRLFLARGFDKVTIAEIAEAAQVAKMTVTNYFPRKEDLALDTHDEFVQLPTTTVRDRRVGESALAALRRGQLAEVSARNPLIGFSGPEFARLVTGSPALSARLREFHEDRETALADTLAAETGAEPDDIVPRVAAAQLAGVLRVLFTETLRRTLDGQDDDRIAAGLTRLTETAFDALAPSLAAYAVRAGD; from the coding sequence ATGGCCACCGACCCGACGGGCCTGCGGGCCCGCAAGAAGCAGCAGACCAGGGCCGCGATCTCCGATCACGCCACCCGGCTGTTCCTCGCCCGCGGGTTCGACAAGGTGACGATCGCGGAGATCGCCGAGGCGGCGCAGGTCGCCAAGATGACGGTGACGAACTACTTCCCGCGCAAGGAGGACCTCGCGCTCGACACGCACGACGAGTTCGTCCAGCTGCCGACCACGACGGTACGCGACCGGCGGGTCGGCGAGTCCGCGCTGGCCGCGCTGCGGCGCGGTCAGCTGGCCGAGGTGTCCGCGCGCAACCCGCTCATCGGCTTCTCCGGCCCCGAGTTCGCCCGGCTGGTCACCGGCAGCCCGGCGCTTTCCGCCCGGCTGCGCGAGTTCCACGAGGACCGGGAGACCGCGCTCGCCGACACGCTCGCCGCCGAGACCGGCGCCGAGCCGGACGACATCGTGCCGCGGGTCGCCGCCGCCCAGCTGGCCGGGGTGCTGCGGGTGCTGTTCACCGAGACGCTGCGGCGCACCCTCGACGGCCAGGACGACGACCGGATCGCGGCCGGGCTGACCCGGCTCACCGAGACCGCGTTCGACGCGCTCGCCCCGTCACTCGCCGCCTACGCGGTACGCGCCGGCGACTGA
- a CDS encoding acyl-CoA thioesterase: MARYSYDCPVRWSDLDAFGHVNNARFLTLYEEARAALMFLAARAEGITTLEAGTVVARHEVDYLRPVDFGEPVRIELWLSDIRNASFRVSYELFDAGRLASRATSVLVPYDLAAGRPRRLSGTEREFLSCWQSD; the protein is encoded by the coding sequence ATGGCTCGGTACAGCTACGACTGCCCGGTCCGCTGGTCGGACCTGGACGCGTTCGGACACGTCAACAACGCCCGGTTCCTCACCCTGTACGAGGAGGCCCGCGCGGCGCTGATGTTCCTCGCCGCGCGCGCCGAGGGCATCACCACGCTGGAGGCCGGTACGGTCGTCGCCCGGCACGAGGTCGACTACCTGCGGCCGGTCGACTTCGGTGAGCCGGTGCGGATCGAGCTGTGGCTCTCCGACATCCGCAACGCCTCGTTCCGCGTCTCCTACGAGCTGTTCGACGCCGGCCGGCTGGCGTCGCGGGCCACCTCGGTGCTGGTGCCGTACGACCTGGCGGCCGGGCGACCGCGCCGGCTGTCCGGCACCGAACGCGAGTTCCTGTCCTGCTGGCAGTCCGACTGA
- a CDS encoding acyl-CoA thioesterase, which translates to MRARHRAQVHWSDPDMLGHLNHARYLTLFEDARMAMLASSPAGYAGAPGGRGFIAARVAVDYLSAVTYRPGLLLDIDTWVGKIGSSSWTLLAEMCDGPTPMARCECVLVGYDYDTARSRPLEPDERDFLGRYLES; encoded by the coding sequence GTGCGGGCGCGACACCGGGCGCAGGTGCACTGGTCCGATCCGGACATGCTGGGTCACCTCAACCACGCCCGCTACCTGACCCTGTTCGAGGACGCCAGGATGGCGATGCTGGCGTCCTCGCCGGCCGGGTACGCGGGTGCGCCCGGCGGGCGTGGTTTCATCGCGGCGCGGGTCGCGGTCGACTACCTGTCGGCGGTCACCTACCGGCCGGGGCTGCTGCTCGACATCGACACCTGGGTCGGCAAGATCGGCAGCAGCTCGTGGACGCTGCTCGCCGAGATGTGCGACGGGCCAACCCCGATGGCACGCTGCGAGTGCGTGCTGGTTGGCTACGACTACGACACGGCGCGGTCCCGGCCGCTGGAGCCGGACGAGCGCGACTTCCTCGGCCGCTACCTGGAGTCCTGA